From the Nymphalis io chromosome 1, ilAglIoxx1.1, whole genome shotgun sequence genome, one window contains:
- the LOC126771913 gene encoding glycylpeptide N-tetradecanoyltransferase 2, translating into MEDNKTAQAGEYPKSNEEKNSKRKNKNKKKRNGGDGDNRGSVSNDGLSLSNSSDVHQNISFKDLKTAMEVLNLQQKPAKTTEEALHKSYQFWSTQPVPKWNEKIDTNEAIEPPKSIEEIRSEPYTLPDGFQWDTLNLNEPLVLKELYTLLNENYVEDDDCMFRFDYQTDFLKWALQPPGWRMDWHCGVRVVKSGRLVGFISAIPVILRIYDHMQTVVEINFLCVHKKLRAKRVAPVLIREITRRVNLTGVFQGVYTAGIVLPKPIATCRYWHRSLNPKKLIDIKFSHLSRNMTMQRTLKLFKLPDLPKTPGFRKMEPKDSEKVVKLLNDYLQKFDLVPIFSEEEFKHWFIPQAGIIDSYIVEASDGSITDFVSYYTLPSTVVYHPVHKTLKAAYSFYNVSTKTPWIDLMLDALITAKNSGFDVFNALDLMDNKEFLEPLKFGIGDGNLQYYLYNWRCPSITPNKIGLVLQ; encoded by the coding sequence ATGGAAGATAACAAGACAGCACAAGCTGGAGAATATCCAAAGTCTAATGAAGAGAAAAATTCTAAGAGaaaaaataagaacaaaaaaaaacgaaatggtGGAGACGGCGATAACCGAGGTTCAGTATCTAATGACGGATTATCTCTTTCTAATTCGAGTGATGTCCACCAAAACATTTCATTCAAAGATTTGAAAACGGCAATGGAAGTGTTAAACCTGCAGCAAAAAcccgcaaaaactactgaagaAGCATTGCATAAATCTTATCAGTTTTGGTCAACTCAACCGGTACCAAAATGGAATGAGAAAATTGATACAAATGAAGCAATCGAACCACCTAAATCTATAGAGGAAATTCGGTCTGAGCCTTATACGTTACCTGATGGTTTTCAATGGGATACACTAAACCTCAATGAACCTTTAGTTCTAAAAGAATTGTATACActgttaaatgaaaattatgttGAAGATGATGACTGTATGTTTCGTTTTGACTATCAAACTGATTTTCTTAAATGGGCTTTACAACCACCAGGGTGGAGAATGGATTGGCATTGTGGAGTTCGTGTTGTAAAATCGGGTAGATTGGTTGGTTTTATATCTGCTATACCAGTTATACTTCGAATTTATGACCATATGCAAACTGTTGtagaaattaactttttatgtgTTCACAAGAAGCTTCGAGCAAAACGGGTAGCTCCTGTATTGATAAGAGAAATTACAAGAAGAGTAAATTTGACAGGGGTATTCCAAGGAGTATATACAGCTGGTATTGTTTTGCCAAAACCAATTGCTACTTGCCGTTATTGGCATAGATCGTTGAACCCTAAAAAGTTAATTGACATAAAATTTAGTCACCTCTCAAGAAATATGACAATGCAAAGGACTCTAAAGTTATTTAAGTTACCCGACTTACCCAAAACACCAGGTTTTCGAAAAATGGAACCAAAAGATTCAGAGAAAGTAGTAAAGCTTCTAAATGATTACTTACAAAAATTTGACTTAGTGCCAATTTTCTCAGAAGAAGAATTTAAACACTGGTTTATTCCGCAGGCTGGAATAATTGATAGTTATATTGTTGAAGCGTCAGATGGTTCTATTACAGATTTTGTTAGTTACTACACTCTGCCATCAACTGTTGTCTATCATCCAGTTCACAAAACTTTAAAAGCAGCTTATTCATTTTACAATGTATCTACAAAAACACCCTGGATTGATTTAATGCTTGATGCTTTGATTACTGCAAAAAATTCTGGATTTGATGTATTCAATGCTCTAGATTTAATGGATAATAAAGAATTTTTGGAACCCCTTAAGTTTGGTATTGGTGATGGTAATTTGcagtactatttatataattggcgGTGTCCTAGCATAACcccaaataaaattggattagTTTTGCAGTGA
- the LOC126770753 gene encoding replication termination factor 2, whose protein sequence is MGCDGGTIPRRDELVRLKKKPEQKDKDAERSFKWRNCAVSQQTLQEPVVACGLGRLYSKSSVLEALLDKESKPKSIDHIRNLKDIKDLKLTKNPAYTNSEHTDGAVGEGSAPYICPISGLEMTGKFRFIFLWSCGCVLAERALKEVKQNLCHMCQHPFTSNDVIVLNGTDDDIEQLKEKMAFRIANRKSKKSKADKTEKEVKIETSTSTSTNTPSTSEEVKKEKDDPQEGSSQVKKELDTIPLSLPKFNPNKQTRGHFGSSKRAHPTQLAQDPSYKKTKKDYSIAKDPQTSEVYKSIFTSHRNDKEQQRAHWITYNPFYN, encoded by the exons atgGGTTGCGATGGAGGTACTATTCCACGCAGGGATGAACTTGTTAGATTGAAGAAGAAACCAGAACAG aaAGATAAAGACGCAGAGCGTTCTTTCAAATGGCGCAATTGCGCTGTATCTCAACAAACCTTACAAGAGCCAGTGGTGGCTTGTGGCTTAGGAAGACTTTATAGTAAAAGTTCTGTGTTAGAAGCTTTACTTGACAAAGAAAGCAAGCCTAAATCAATAGATCATATAAGGAATTTAAAG GATATCAAAGATTTGAAACTAACAAAAAACCCAGCTTACACTAATAGCGAGCATACAGATGGTGCTGTTGGAGAAGGAAGTGCACCATATATTTGCCCCATCAGTGGTTTAGAAATGACTGGTAAATTCAGGTTTATATTTCTATGGAGTTGTGGCTGTGTGCTTGCTGAGCGTGCATTGAAGGAGGTCAAACAAAACCTTTGTCACATG TGTCAACACCCCTTCACCAGTAATGATGTAATAGTGCTCAATGGAACCGATGATGATATTGAACAGCTTAAAGAGAAGATGGCATTTCGAATTGCGAACAGAAAGTCCAAGAAATCTAAAGCAGATAAGACAGAGAAAGAAGTTAAAATTGAGACTTCAACATCCACATCCACAAATACTCCTTCCACATCGGAGGAAGTCAAAAAGGAAAAAGATGACCCGCAAGAAGGAAGTAGTCAAGTGAAAAAGGAATTAGACACGATTCCTCTATCATTACCTAAATTTAATCCTAACAAACAGACTAGGGGACACTTTGGATCGAGCAAAAGGGCTCACCCAACACAGCTAGCACAGGATCCTTCTTACAAGAAAACAAAGAAAGATTATAGTATAGCCAAAGATCCCCAGACTAGTGAGGTCTACAAGTCAATATTTACCTCGCATAGAAATGATAAAGAGCAACAGAGAGCACATTGGATTACATACAATCCTTtctataactaa